Part of the Sebastes umbrosus isolate fSebUmb1 chromosome 3, fSebUmb1.pri, whole genome shotgun sequence genome is shown below.
tttttgtaggtcaaccaggaagttagcgtcgccctggttccctcgacaaaaagctaAAGGGATTTTTCCATCGGGTGtttagattattgcagaaaataagctctatggcaaacagacatttatgatacttaaacattttgttcagcaagataatctccacaaatgaacaccacttttaggcTTTTTGAAACGTGAATagaatcggcagaagtaaaaagctaacgttaggctataaacgaactacaccacggtcgcatgagcgcaagtatacacaacgaggctgcaaaggcggacgagtcggcgtgatgacgtttagtagtctcatttagctacttgttagcaactgccttttttaagacacattaaggcttcaaaattcactagagggatatttactgacgtattttatatcgtagaacaaaacgttaaaatctcttcagcttgtgttaaccacagaccttatttcagacatctaactaaaaacccattgacttccagacgagggatactaaatgatactacgacaaactgcaactttcttgacttgcgaaattatgttttaaattgacaaacatcatgtgtgtgattcatggtgcaattcaaacaggatcaaaaaaatatttgtctctcgctgttgactaccgttcatattttttccgaaataaggtcccacggGGTCCACCgaaaggggagggacttcgcctctctatacaCCGATTccctttcttgccgagagtcagatgagaagtGTTGCTCATCAAACTCTCGACAAGAAAGAGAATAAGGTAATTTCCCAAAATATCCGACTATTCTTTGAAGCTTATCCGTGTTGCCACGTTGGCCCTGTCTGACAGGAGGCAGTCTGAGGAGTTTAGGCGTAGTGAGGGCCAGGTACGCCTTCTCAGCCAGGGACCGCTCAGAGCTGTCGCTGCAGGAAGGAGACACCATCAAGATCCTCTCCAAGAAAGGTCACAGCGGTTGGTGGAAAGGAGAGGTGTACGGCCGGGTGAGGGATTtgcaaagatgaaaaaaaattaaaaaacaacatttatagTTTGTGAAGCGTCTTGTCTTATCCGCACTGCTCCTGCGTTTCCAGGTGGGGTTATTTCCAGCCAACTATGTGGAGGAGGACTACTCTGACTACTGCTGACGTGGCTCCAGAGGAGACGTGAAgacctgtactgtatgtttggaGGTCTATGTGATACCTGGTTTCCATCGATTGCATTAACCCATATGCACGAGTGTGGCTGTGTGGATGTGAGAGAGATCTGATGACTGTCTAGTGATGTGAATAAAACTTTTGTCCAGCTGACCCGATGAACGTCTGGTTCATGTATGTAACAAAGCGTGCACTTGAACTTTACACCCACATGTGATTGTTGAACATCTCACTTCAAAACAATGGGCTGCTAGGACAACCTCCACTGTTCTGGGAGGGATTTCCACAACATTTGGGGatctggctgcagggatttgctcccattcaggTTGTCACTGATGTTGGGTGATGAGGCCTGGCTTGCAGTTGGTGTTCCAATTCATCCCAAAGGTGCTGGATGCGGTTGAGGTCGAGGGAGAACCGTTTCTTTATGGACCAGGGactttttagctgtaaaattagaaagtttgctccggctggtgggcggtgcttggtatttcctcaactgatctcaacatggcgaccgggtcacaaactttctcattttacagctaaacagaacactacaagatgattctgaaaacatttgaggagagaaataggcattacagtaacagaatactgatttatatttgatcagcgctgcctaaatgaccgtttgatcggagtttgtgagtgattgacagctgctcagagacggcaggctccagctcggttctgactggttgttttcctccggtctgtgaaatcttgcagatgccgttaggagcacccgAGGACAGTGGAAGATTTAGATtaccttattattattttcccttAGATTACCATATCAAACTATTCTATCATTGATCATATCTCCCAGACATTTAGAGAGGTCACAGTTAAGATTACAGGACAACAACGACAAGCACACAGCCTTGTGAGTAGGTAAatatctgctttatttccaaaatatcaaaacaaaaactgtagaacaacaacaacaacatgtctTTCACACAAttagtgggggaaaaaaataaaaaatcatatgcTAAAACTGAGAtctatgtctgtgtgttttctgctcCTTCTCTCTTTTAGTTGTGTCGTCTGATCATGGTGGTTTCCTGCGAACGATCccatctgtgtatgtgtgtgtgtgtgtgtgtgtgtgtgtgtgtgtgtgtgtgtaaccaagaacaatggaaaggaggctgggtcacgcgtcatcaacgcgtcatatcttcggggctataacacatgcgcagtgaaatctggtctgcactcactgaaattgagccaatcgcaacgcacgaccgcagcttcagttacactgcgaatgtgttataccccaagacccatgtccgcccgtgaccaagcctcctttccataggccttgtgTGTAACGAGGAAGAAGGTCATCTGTGTGGCATTAACTTTTGGTCCTCCTCTGGTCTACTGGTAGTACAGCTCCAGGTTCATCCCATCATGGATTTCATCTGCAGAGGTCGTGGTTAAGTACAACAGATCAAGATGAAATAGTTCTGCTTGGTACAAATTTACTACCAATAATATGATGAGCATCAGAAAAATGCTCCTTCTGTtttcatgtgggaaaaaaataccTTCTTTACTCATCTTTAAGTATAAAGATAATTTAGGACattattttgatgttatttaAAATCAACATGATCTCCAAAAGTAATTCAAAAATGCAACTGCAAGTATATTACAAGGGTCAGTTCATCCAAATCAGTGGTAGATAAGTAGATACTACTAGTGCAAATAGTTTGGGACTTTTTACCCAAAGGTGTTAAGTTCCTTTCGACCTTTGCCTCCAGCCCAATACAAGAAAAGGTACACAGAATTTCAGATTATTGATAATCTGAATCTCACTAATTGTTGGGATTtgattagggatgcacgatGTCTCCTAGGCTGATTTGTCATCTGCTGGTAAATTAGAAAATTGTTATTGTTCCAAAAAGTGCGATTTCAGCCGATAATTACTTCTAATAATGTGGAGGCTTTTCTTACAGTAACTGCAGTTCTTCGGTGGCTGTGAATGAACACTGCAAGTGTAATAATGTCATAGACAAATTTTAATTAACAGCATTACTGCCCGTTATGAATTTGAGAAAAAGATAAACACAATGTCAGAAAAAACGTCACTTtttcttatgctaaatacaatttgtttacaaaatgtgcattaaaatgTTAAGAAACTGGTAAATCTAAAaagtagggttgtcaaagttaatgcgataatgcgttaacgcaaatttgatttaatgtcactaatttctttaatgcaacttgcgtttttttaggttgtagcgggttcagttttaaagagtgaagatactggtatcatatgaaactggaaaatctaaagaatccactggtaccaactatgtcatactagcttgttgcaaaggaggttaaataacactccaaacttatgctaaattttggcgaggaaaaactagcttggtcattttcaaaggggtcccttgacctctgacctcaagatatgtgaatgaaaatgggttctatgggtacccacgagtctcccctttacagacatgcccactttatgataatcacatgcagtttggggcaagtcatagtcaagtcagcacactgacacactgacagctgttgttgcctattgggctgcagtttgtcatgttatgatttgagagaTTTGTGAGAGAGCAGCtagaaatattgtttaaaaggATACAGTCACCCAGAGACACGTGGTCCTTGAATATGGTATACCTGCAGGAACAGAGGATGAACATTTAGCTGCTAATAGGAGACACAGAAACACTTGTTATGGTCAGTAATCCAGACGAGCAACTTACCATTTCTTTAATACAATCTTGTCAAATCGTGTTCCTGTCTGGGCAGCAATGAGCTTCTTTAGATCTCCAATGGTGTCCTCAGAGCTGAAACGTGTCGGTTAAGGAAATAGCAGCGTGATGACACAGAAAATTCagaaaggaggacggtctgcaggacagataataatgcacacagtgcactttagactaaattaccctgcactatactcatttttaagtctcttctgcactatattcacttttttaatagtcctgtatcacagctgttaccctgcactatattacattttaacaattttcttcatctccttgtatttttatatctggtatatttttttgtactttgtactttgcactactaacatttttactaacatgttttgcactatggaactgtgatgctggaaacttgaatttccctcgggatcaataaagttactatctatctatctatctatctatctatctatcatgcatatacattattacattcctgtttacattacatttcattcattttgcaaTTACTGTACACCTGTCTACCACTAATATAACCTGTagtattttatatgtatatgttataTTGCATCCGGATATTTTAActtctgcactattttatgtcagagtctgattttttttcttgtatttttacctttttatactggacactttcaaaaaaacacctcaagcaccacctgttcatcaaggcctatgatcttcctacacatcactcttttaattacttagctatagtttctcctctgtgttatttattagtaggattttgtgtgccccctttgtaaagcatcctttggtttctgaaaggcgctatataagtccaatttattattattattattattattgtatgagTATTGTTGGAGTGAGCCTGAGATGCAAGGActgcttctctgtaattgttgtgcttaataacaataaataacctGAACCTCATCAACTCCACGTTTGGCCCAGctattacacacacacgtgtgtcAGGACTCATTATTCAGGATGAATCTCCACAGTTTCTCTGAAGGATACTTGCACTTGACCCGGACTTTCTTGCCCAGGCGATCATTGCAAACCACCTCGATCATCTTCAGTCTGTCAGCAGGAAGGAAGGCAGTGAAGAGTTAGTTATCATGCTGAAGCATGTGAGTGCTGAGTCGCTTTAAACCTATCCAACACATGATTTAGGACAATGATACTCGTGTGTGTATAGTAGTTAAAAGCTATAACCAGACTGGTTCATTCACAGCGTGccaggagagaaacagaaacagatcaATGAGTTTAAATCAGCCAGGTGTTGTTTTGATGTGAGCTAACATCAGCTAGCTGAAGCTCACAACACCATCAACATGTTATACAGTATTGTTACAAAGCACACAAGTAAAGATAGTCTTGAAGATGTCGAGCATTGTGTTACATCTACAATAACTATGTGTTAAATGTGACATATCCCACCTGGAAAGATTCACAACAGAATAAGAGATATCTCGATGAGGTGCTGTAAGAACGAGCTCCGACCGTAAAGcgtagtgatgtgtcggttcAGAACGAGTCGGTtcattgagccggctcttttaagtgaacgataagagccggttCATttagccggctcttttaagtgaacgataagagccggctcccgtcagagagacatttttttttgtttttttttattaaatcaaggcagaatgataggatgatcttctccgcggcactggcactccatgcactgactgtgactgaatgttgtattatgacgtccgtgcgaccaatcaggtgatgacagacataccatggatcataccatcaagcagagAGGGGCGAAGGTGCGCGGCATGCTGACGGTCTACAGCAACggtgcccaaacttttcccttggagggccaaaactggaactcaatggaAGGCCACGGGCCAGAattaaacacctat
Proteins encoded:
- the ubl5 gene encoding ubiquitin-like protein 5; the encoded protein is MIEVVCNDRLGKKVRVKCNSEDTIGDLKKLIAAQTGTRFDKIVLKKWYTIFKDHVSLGDYEIHDGMNLELYYQ